One Niabella beijingensis DNA window includes the following coding sequences:
- a CDS encoding RNA polymerase sigma factor, translating to MNTESNHIIPDNDLIKGCIDGDRRMQEELYRRFSPKMYAVCLRYASNAEEAQDILQDAFIKVYKKLESFRGDGSFEGWVRRIFVNTAIEHFRRKKYLQPVTEKEENTIEGKYVSVLDELAEKDILQLITQLSPGYRTVFNMYVVEGYSHKEIGDMLGISEGTSKSQLSRAKAILQDLVKKYIENKDKKDTVSNEQPT from the coding sequence TTGAATACAGAAAGCAACCATATCATACCGGATAACGACTTAATAAAAGGATGTATTGATGGCGATCGAAGGATGCAGGAAGAGCTTTACCGCCGTTTTTCTCCCAAAATGTACGCTGTTTGCCTGCGTTATGCATCCAATGCTGAAGAAGCACAGGATATATTGCAGGACGCGTTTATCAAGGTTTACAAAAAGCTGGAAAGCTTCCGCGGTGATGGCTCCTTCGAAGGATGGGTACGCCGTATTTTTGTAAATACCGCCATTGAACATTTCAGGAGGAAAAAATACCTGCAACCGGTAACAGAAAAGGAAGAGAATACTATCGAAGGGAAATATGTATCTGTATTGGACGAACTAGCTGAAAAGGATATTTTACAACTGATCACCCAATTATCACCTGGTTACCGGACCGTGTTCAACATGTACGTGGTGGAGGGCTATTCACATAAGGAGATCGGCGACATGCTCGGCATCAGTGAAGGGACCAGTAAATCGCAGCTTTCACGCGCAAAGGCGATTTTACAGGACCTGGTTAAAAAATACATTGAGAATAAAGATAAAAAGGATACAGTAAGCAATGAACAGCCAACATAA
- the rdgB gene encoding RdgB/HAM1 family non-canonical purine NTP pyrophosphatase: MTELIFATNNENKVREIRQALPEGFSIISLKEAGILKDIPEPHPTLEANATEKSTVIYRLTGKNCFSEDSGLETEALDGAPGVRSARFADNEPEYASNTEKLLALLQDKENRRARFKTVISLIINNEEQLFEGICEGTIATAPLGNGGFGYDPVFIPDGSDRTFGQMSLEEKQEFSHRKKAVKKLVVYLTHLSVGS; this comes from the coding sequence ATGACCGAATTAATTTTCGCCACCAATAATGAAAACAAGGTACGCGAGATCCGGCAGGCCCTGCCGGAGGGTTTCTCGATTATCAGCCTTAAGGAAGCCGGCATCTTAAAAGACATTCCCGAACCTCACCCTACCCTGGAAGCAAATGCTACGGAGAAATCTACCGTCATTTATCGCCTCACCGGGAAAAATTGTTTCAGTGAGGATAGTGGCCTGGAAACCGAAGCGCTGGACGGAGCACCAGGAGTACGGAGCGCCCGCTTTGCAGACAATGAACCGGAATATGCTTCCAACACGGAAAAATTACTCGCTTTGTTACAGGACAAAGAAAACCGGAGGGCCCGTTTCAAAACTGTTATTTCATTAATAATCAACAATGAAGAGCAGCTTTTTGAAGGCATTTGCGAAGGAACGATCGCCACCGCCCCACTGGGTAACGGTGGTTTTGGCTATGACCCGGTTTTTATCCCGGACGGCAGCGACCGGACCTTTGGCCAGATGAGCCTGGAAGAAAAACAGGAATTTAGTCACCGCAAGAAAGCAGTTAAAAAACTGGTGGTATATTTGACGCATCTTTCCGTTGGAAGCTGA
- a CDS encoding branched-chain amino acid aminotransferase — MVEAMSIPVTKTGKSKLEEVDFNHLGFGKYFSDHMLEADYVNGQWTNVNIRPYESLGFLPALSVLHYSQTIFEGQKAHKDENGNVHIFRPHENWKRMNRSAERLAMPPVPEEIFIDGMKQLVELDKDFIPSGYDESLYIRPFLFATEETLGVKESSSYKFLIITGPAGSYFSAPARIYVEEKYTRAAPGGTGFAKTGGNYAASLLSSAEAKKQGYDQVLWMDALEHKYVQEVGAMNIMFIIGDTVVTPDLTDGTILSGITRLSLLERFRDQGFKVEERKVSIDELMDAYKAGTLKEVFGCGTAATISHVKELKYKDFVMEFDVDSMTVSAEMKKYLLDYKENRHGDPYGWLERV; from the coding sequence ATGGTGGAAGCAATGAGTATACCGGTAACGAAAACCGGTAAAAGTAAGCTGGAAGAGGTGGATTTTAATCACCTGGGTTTTGGTAAGTATTTTTCTGACCACATGCTGGAAGCGGATTACGTGAATGGTCAGTGGACAAATGTCAATATCCGCCCTTATGAGTCGCTCGGCTTTCTACCTGCTCTATCGGTACTGCACTATTCCCAAACCATTTTTGAAGGGCAAAAGGCACATAAAGATGAGAACGGGAATGTACATATCTTCCGGCCGCATGAGAACTGGAAGCGGATGAACCGTTCCGCCGAGCGGCTGGCCATGCCGCCTGTTCCGGAAGAGATTTTTATTGACGGAATGAAGCAGCTGGTGGAGCTGGACAAGGATTTTATCCCCTCCGGCTATGATGAGTCGCTGTACATCCGTCCGTTCCTTTTTGCAACAGAAGAAACACTGGGTGTAAAAGAGTCCTCTTCCTATAAGTTTTTGATCATTACAGGTCCGGCCGGATCTTATTTCTCCGCTCCGGCGCGTATTTATGTAGAAGAAAAATATACCCGGGCGGCACCCGGCGGTACCGGTTTTGCAAAAACAGGTGGTAACTATGCCGCATCCCTGTTATCTTCTGCGGAGGCAAAAAAACAGGGGTACGACCAGGTATTGTGGATGGATGCCCTGGAACATAAATATGTACAGGAGGTAGGTGCCATGAATATTATGTTTATTATCGGGGATACGGTAGTAACACCGGATCTTACAGACGGTACTATTTTAAGTGGTATCACAAGACTGAGCCTGCTTGAGCGGTTCCGCGACCAGGGTTTTAAGGTAGAAGAGCGTAAAGTGTCTATTGATGAGCTGATGGATGCCTATAAAGCCGGAACCCTGAAGGAAGTGTTCGGATGCGGGACAGCTGCTACCATCTCTCATGTGAAAGAGCTGAAGTATAAGGATTTTGTGATGGAATTTGATGTGGACAGCATGACCGTTTCTGCAGAAATGAAAAAATACCTGCTGGATTACAAAGAGAACAGGCATGGCGACCCTTATGGGTGGCTGGAACGCGTATAA
- the rpsL gene encoding 30S ribosomal protein S12, translating to MPTINQLVRKGREIIRAKSKSRALDQCPQRRGVCTRVYTTTPKKPNSALRKVAKVRLTNKVEVIAYIPGEGHNLQEHSIVLIRGGRVKDLPGVRYHIVRGSLDTAGVKDRKQSRSKYGTKKAKK from the coding sequence ATGCCTACTATTAATCAGTTAGTTCGTAAAGGAAGAGAAATTATAAGGGCAAAAAGCAAATCCAGGGCCTTGGATCAATGTCCGCAGCGTCGTGGCGTTTGTACCCGTGTATATACCACAACTCCTAAAAAACCAAACTCAGCGCTGCGTAAAGTAGCAAAGGTGCGTTTGACCAACAAGGTGGAAGTGATCGCTTACATTCCGGGTGAGGGACATAACCTGCAGGAGCACTCGATCGTATTGATCAGAGGCGGTCGTGTGAAGGATTTGCCGGGTGTTCGTTACCATATCGTACGCGGAAGCCTGGATACTGCCGGTGTAAAAGACCGTAAGCAGAGCCGCTCCAAATACGGAACTAAAAAAGCTAAAAAGTAA
- the rpsG gene encoding 30S ribosomal protein S7, whose amino-acid sequence MRKAQAKKLPLAPDPKFNDKLVTRFVNNLMWEGKKSGAFTIFYDALDKVAKQTNEDGYEIWKKALSNVTPAVEVRSRRIGGATFQIPSEVRPDRKISLSIKWLIRYSRERNGRSMADKLANEIVAASKGEGAAFKKKEDTHRMAEANKAFAHFRV is encoded by the coding sequence ATGCGTAAAGCACAAGCCAAGAAACTTCCGTTAGCGCCGGATCCCAAATTCAACGATAAGTTGGTTACCCGTTTTGTAAACAACCTGATGTGGGAAGGTAAAAAAAGTGGAGCTTTCACTATATTTTATGATGCCCTGGACAAAGTGGCAAAACAAACCAATGAAGATGGTTATGAAATTTGGAAAAAAGCATTGTCTAACGTAACGCCTGCGGTTGAAGTACGCAGCCGTCGTATCGGTGGTGCTACCTTCCAGATCCCTTCCGAGGTGCGTCCCGACAGGAAAATTTCATTGAGCATTAAATGGTTGATCCGTTACAGCCGTGAAAGAAATGGTCGCAGCATGGCGGATAAACTGGCCAATGAGATCGTTGCAGCCAGCAAGGGCGAAGGTGCCGCATTCAAAAAGAAAGAAGATACCCATCGTATGGCAGAAGCCAACAAGGCATTTGCACACTTCCGGGTATAA
- a CDS encoding DinB family protein, which translates to METKKEVWLRGEKDPALPPELQPAADALLQAGEELELLLKDFPGTLLWERPAGVAAVGFHLKHIAGVLDRLLTYAEEKTLSPEQLAYLKNEPVPDAEPVRDLLQRVHAGIEQTLLRFRGLSAASLTAQRAVGRAGLPSTVIGLCFHAAEHTMRHTGQLLVTAKLLQNR; encoded by the coding sequence TTGGAAACAAAAAAAGAAGTGTGGCTGCGCGGAGAAAAAGATCCGGCCCTGCCGCCGGAATTACAGCCGGCTGCTGATGCCCTGTTGCAGGCCGGTGAAGAACTGGAGCTGCTGTTAAAGGATTTTCCCGGAACCTTGCTTTGGGAACGCCCGGCGGGGGTGGCTGCAGTGGGGTTTCATCTGAAACATATTGCGGGAGTGCTGGACCGCCTGCTGACTTATGCCGAAGAGAAGACGCTTTCCCCGGAGCAGCTGGCATACCTGAAAAATGAACCGGTACCGGATGCAGAACCGGTGCGGGACCTCTTGCAGCGGGTGCATGCCGGGATTGAACAGACCCTGCTCCGGTTCCGCGGGCTTTCCGCTGCTTCGCTAACAGCGCAACGGGCTGTGGGAAGGGCCGGGTTGCCTTCCACGGTGATCGGGTTGTGCTTTCATGCTGCAGAACACACGATGCGGCATACCGGACAGCTGCTGGTGACGGCAAAGCTGCTTCAAAACCGGTAA
- a CDS encoding AAA family ATPase, with translation MKEAIIGRESEKKILKDMLGSKEAELIALLGRRRVGKTFLVRGYYHQQLVFECTGLHEAGLAEQLLNFSKALQQAMQSAIPPATPDSWMQAFTFLSDFLQTKIKTQPVVVLFDEFPWMHTPKSGFLAAFGHWWNTWASRQPQLKVVICGSAASWMVENVLHNRGGLHNRVSRTIRLLPFSLKESGDYLISRGIRLDHYQVLQLYMAMGGIPQYLKQVDKGESANQVIDKLFFERNGMLKTEFDVLYRSLFNNASHHESIVRQLARKPGGMSRTELIEACGFTTGGTTTRLFEELEQSGFIAQYIPFEKTLRDAVYKLSDEYSLFYLKFVDRSRAMGAGTWHKIAAGQSYNSWSGYAFEAICQKHVLQIKEALGIRGVYTEASGWRFTPKQGETGAQIDLLLDRQDHCINVCEMKFSDKAFIIDKKYASELDRKVSVFKERTGTKKTIFPTMVTTYGTKQNSYYTGRIASEVTMADLFG, from the coding sequence ATGAAAGAAGCGATCATTGGCCGGGAGTCCGAAAAGAAAATACTGAAAGACATGCTGGGCTCTAAGGAAGCGGAGCTGATTGCCCTTCTTGGCCGCCGCCGGGTGGGAAAAACTTTTCTCGTGCGGGGATATTACCACCAACAGCTTGTGTTTGAGTGTACAGGGCTGCATGAGGCCGGCCTGGCGGAACAGTTATTGAATTTTAGTAAAGCGCTTCAGCAGGCGATGCAGTCTGCAATACCACCGGCAACGCCGGACAGCTGGATGCAGGCGTTCACTTTTCTCAGCGATTTTCTGCAAACGAAAATTAAAACGCAGCCGGTGGTTGTATTGTTTGATGAATTTCCATGGATGCACACGCCTAAATCCGGCTTTTTAGCGGCCTTTGGGCATTGGTGGAACACCTGGGCCTCGCGTCAGCCGCAGCTGAAAGTGGTTATCTGCGGTTCGGCGGCATCCTGGATGGTTGAAAATGTGCTGCACAACCGCGGTGGCCTTCATAACCGCGTAAGCCGTACCATCCGGCTCCTGCCGTTTAGCTTAAAGGAATCCGGGGATTACCTCATCAGTCGCGGTATCCGGCTGGATCATTACCAGGTATTACAGCTCTATATGGCAATGGGAGGGATTCCCCAGTACCTGAAACAGGTGGACAAAGGGGAAAGCGCCAACCAGGTTATTGATAAACTATTCTTTGAGCGGAACGGTATGCTGAAAACGGAGTTTGATGTACTTTACCGGTCGCTGTTTAACAATGCCAGTCATCATGAATCCATTGTGCGGCAGCTTGCCAGGAAGCCAGGCGGAATGAGCCGGACGGAACTGATAGAAGCATGTGGATTTACTACCGGCGGAACAACGACAAGATTGTTTGAGGAACTCGAACAGTCCGGCTTTATTGCGCAGTATATCCCATTTGAGAAAACGTTACGCGATGCTGTGTATAAGCTATCAGACGAATACTCACTGTTTTATCTGAAATTTGTTGACCGGTCCCGTGCTATGGGCGCCGGTACCTGGCACAAGATTGCAGCAGGTCAATCTTATAACAGCTGGAGTGGCTATGCTTTTGAGGCCATTTGCCAAAAGCATGTATTGCAAATCAAGGAAGCCCTGGGCATCAGGGGGGTATACACAGAAGCATCCGGCTGGCGGTTTACTCCGAAACAGGGGGAGACCGGTGCCCAAATTGATCTTTTGCTGGACCGGCAGGATCATTGTATCAATGTATGCGAAATGAAATTCTCCGATAAGGCCTTCATCATTGATAAAAAGTATGCTTCGGAACTTGACCGGAAAGTGAGCGTCTTTAAGGAACGGACGGGAACAAAAAAGACGATCTTTCCTACAATGGTCACGACCTATGGTACAAAGCAGAACAGCTATTACACCGGGCGCATTGCTTCGGAAGTAACGATGGCGGATCTGTTTGGATAA
- a CDS encoding acyl-CoA-binding protein, translating to MELQQQFEAAAAASKTLTEKPSNEILLQLYALYKQATEGDIPSEAASNPFDFVAKAKHSAWEEQKGKSQATAMQEYIELVGRLKG from the coding sequence ATGGAGCTACAACAACAATTTGAAGCAGCGGCTGCAGCCAGTAAAACATTAACGGAAAAACCTTCCAATGAAATATTGCTGCAGCTGTATGCACTTTACAAACAGGCTACGGAAGGAGACATCCCTTCCGAAGCAGCTTCCAACCCTTTTGATTTTGTGGCAAAAGCCAAACACAGTGCCTGGGAGGAACAAAAAGGAAAGTCACAGGCAACGGCGATGCAGGAATATATAGAACTGGTCGGCAGACTGAAGGGGTGA
- the pafA gene encoding alkaline phosphatase PafA, whose amino-acid sequence MKKLQLLLIAIAIAITGFAQNAVKRPKLVVGIVVDQMRWDYLYRYADRYGNGGFNRMLNEGYTCENTFISHLPSFTAVGHTTIFTGSVPAIHGITGNDWVDQLSGKSVYCTEDATAQPVGSNSKAGKMSPRNNMATTITDELRLATNFRSKVVGVSLKDRASILPAGHNPTAAFWFDDESRQFITSSWYMNELPGWVTQFNAKKEPAALTAKPWNTLYPVNTYTQSTADDVKWEGKFKGEKTTSFPHDLSEIFKEDPDVIRSSPYGNTLTLDFAKAAVDGYQLGTGAFTDFLTINCASTDYVGHKYGPNSIEVEDVYLRLDKDLDAFYKFLDQKVGKGNYLVFLTADHGAAHSIGFMQEHQMPADFFQGGKVIKALNDLLKAQFGEDKLVRSGTNYQVNFDNQLIESKKLDFAAIKKATVAFLQKQDGVQFVADVENIGSASIPEPIKMMIVNGYNYKRSGPVQIIPDPAWFSGSPGGTGTTHGTWNPHDTHIPLVWFGWGIKPGKLTREVHMTDIAPTLAALLHIQRPNGCIGSVIPEVGQ is encoded by the coding sequence ATGAAAAAACTTCAGCTCTTATTGATTGCAATTGCCATAGCAATCACCGGCTTTGCACAAAACGCAGTAAAACGACCAAAACTTGTAGTAGGCATTGTAGTGGACCAGATGCGCTGGGATTATCTCTACCGTTATGCCGACCGCTACGGAAATGGCGGCTTTAACCGCATGCTGAACGAAGGTTATACCTGCGAAAATACATTTATCAGTCACCTGCCCTCCTTCACAGCGGTGGGACATACCACCATATTCACCGGCTCTGTGCCCGCCATCCATGGTATTACCGGAAACGACTGGGTAGACCAGCTTTCCGGCAAATCGGTTTATTGTACAGAGGACGCCACGGCCCAGCCGGTAGGCAGTAATTCAAAAGCAGGAAAAATGTCGCCACGCAACAATATGGCCACAACGATCACCGATGAACTGCGGCTGGCCACCAACTTCCGCTCCAAGGTAGTGGGAGTTTCCCTGAAAGACCGGGCCTCCATCCTCCCCGCGGGCCACAACCCCACAGCTGCTTTCTGGTTTGATGATGAGAGCCGCCAGTTCATCACCAGCTCCTGGTACATGAACGAACTTCCGGGCTGGGTGACACAGTTCAACGCAAAGAAAGAGCCCGCAGCACTTACTGCCAAACCCTGGAACACGCTTTATCCCGTCAATACTTATACCCAAAGCACGGCTGATGATGTAAAATGGGAAGGCAAATTCAAAGGCGAAAAAACCACCAGTTTCCCCCACGATCTCAGCGAGATCTTTAAAGAAGACCCCGATGTGATCCGCAGTTCTCCTTATGGGAATACCCTCACACTGGACTTTGCAAAAGCCGCTGTTGACGGTTACCAGCTGGGAACCGGGGCTTTTACAGATTTTCTTACCATCAACTGTGCCTCTACCGACTATGTTGGCCATAAATACGGCCCGAACTCCATTGAAGTAGAGGATGTTTATTTACGTCTTGATAAAGACCTGGATGCGTTCTATAAATTTCTTGACCAGAAAGTAGGCAAAGGAAATTACCTGGTATTCCTGACAGCCGATCACGGAGCAGCACATTCCATCGGCTTTATGCAGGAGCATCAGATGCCCGCAGATTTTTTTCAGGGGGGAAAAGTGATCAAAGCCCTGAACGACCTGCTGAAAGCCCAATTTGGTGAAGATAAACTGGTACGCTCCGGCACCAACTACCAGGTTAATTTTGACAATCAGCTCATCGAATCCAAAAAGCTGGATTTTGCTGCTATCAAAAAAGCAACCGTAGCCTTCCTTCAAAAACAGGATGGTGTCCAGTTTGTAGCAGATGTGGAGAACATCGGCAGCGCATCCATACCGGAACCTATAAAAATGATGATCGTGAACGGGTATAATTATAAACGCTCCGGTCCTGTCCAGATCATTCCGGATCCGGCCTGGTTCAGCGGCAGCCCCGGTGGCACCGGTACTACACACGGCACCTGGAACCCGCACGATACCCATATTCCGCTGGTCTGGTTCGGATGGGGCATCAAGCCCGGAAAACTGACAAGGGAAGTACACATGACGGATATCGCGCCCACCCTGGCCGCATTGCTGCACATTCAGCGCCCCAATGGCTGCATCGGAAGCGTGATCCCGGAAGTAGGACAATAA
- a CDS encoding TlpA family protein disulfide reductase: MKYLLLLLVTITGIAQANSQALPPYKQYKTIPSVRLLSADSTGWELKAKLQKNKPVMMMIFSPECDHCKHETEELIKHMDKFKDIQIVMATPLPLKEMAAFAAHYKLQKYPNILVGKDYAFALPAYYGIKNLPFHAFYNSSKQLISGFEGSMSTETILKIFGK; encoded by the coding sequence ATGAAGTATTTACTATTATTACTGGTTACCATTACGGGCATCGCCCAGGCAAATAGTCAGGCCCTGCCCCCCTATAAACAATACAAAACCATTCCTTCTGTACGGTTACTTTCCGCCGACAGTACCGGGTGGGAATTAAAAGCAAAATTACAAAAGAACAAACCGGTGATGATGATGATCTTCAGCCCTGAATGTGATCACTGCAAGCATGAAACAGAAGAGCTCATCAAGCATATGGATAAATTCAAGGACATCCAGATCGTAATGGCAACACCACTTCCCTTAAAGGAAATGGCCGCCTTTGCCGCTCATTATAAACTGCAGAAATATCCCAATATACTCGTAGGAAAGGATTATGCGTTTGCCCTGCCGGCTTATTACGGCATCAAAAACCTGCCCTTTCATGCTTTTTATAACAGCAGCAAACAGCTGATCAGTGGTTTTGAGGGCTCCATGTCTACAGAAACCATTCTCAAAATCTTTGGCAAATAG
- a CDS encoding BlaI/MecI/CopY family transcriptional regulator produces MKKLTAQEEQLMIAVWQMGEGNVKAFMELLPEQQPYTTVASTIKNLEKKGYVSSRLFGNVYVYKPALSEEEYKKRFMGNVVKDYFSNSYKELVSFFVDQKKLSAQELKDIVKMIESGKKK; encoded by the coding sequence ATGAAAAAATTAACCGCGCAGGAAGAGCAGCTGATGATTGCTGTATGGCAGATGGGAGAGGGGAATGTTAAAGCATTCATGGAGTTGCTTCCGGAGCAGCAACCCTATACCACCGTAGCATCCACCATCAAGAACCTGGAAAAAAAAGGATATGTCTCCAGCCGGTTGTTCGGCAATGTATATGTATACAAACCGGCGCTATCCGAGGAGGAATACAAGAAGCGTTTTATGGGTAATGTGGTAAAGGATTATTTCAGTAATTCCTATAAAGAGCTGGTGAGTTTTTTTGTGGATCAGAAGAAATTGTCGGCTCAGGAGTTAAAGGATATCGTAAAGATGATTGAAAGCGGGAAGAAGAAATAG
- a CDS encoding M56 family metallopeptidase, giving the protein MPVIIDYILKVSICLAVVYLFYQLFLRRLTFYGWNRWYLLGYSALSFVIPLIDIMPELQRKALDRNALVQLIPVFGFSPEASETSLLESLSAWDWVMVAGVLGSLVLLLRFMIMFLSFLRIRKKAQLISDDNTRIYQLDEEVRPFSFGNAIFINTELHSGEELEEIIRHEFVHVRQKHTIDIIWSELLCILLWFNPFVWLLRKSIKQNLEFLADKQVLQGGMDKKEYQYLLLKVMGNKQFAFANHFNFSSLKNRIAMMNTIRSAKIHLAKFLFLLPVVAVLLLAFRKEIKEEAPAMIAGNTGNEMQPSGNTGNTASLVPDNADDKNAFSYLEKVAAANALKKPVYILDLRPVAHGTLQQLPETSIGSISILKGTAAVAQYGSKGKNGVIEIFSKSYDNAHSNLYYHSDAGLRIKPGRKDTVPPLFVIDGVKKAVSNLSGLNPDEIQSIDVLKNSSATSLYGDEGKNGVVLITTKKGFAAKSDSAGGKKVFAGTVTYSYHTGEGTAASGGAPLKGKVSGVTIVQHKVTTSGDAVSKTTQGADGSNRTQKAASGITFRNTTGNEKAPLYVINGRPATQEALSIINGHNIESVSIVKDASAQALYGEAGRNGVVLVTTKTGSTSKKDPLEEVTVTGYGIKKEKNEADNKKEQPELKPVIVEGYKKENKNESKSLPPTTYRQMPSRYKNIPATIRYTDAAATATARSRAARNTAAVQRAGSRAATTLILRPVPAEKAVAKNEPRVTYRIQVDYSGSIKETGQNSVTDTIRVYDKVDHSIFFERNRQRLQL; this is encoded by the coding sequence ATGCCTGTCATAATTGATTATATTCTTAAAGTAAGTATTTGTCTTGCTGTTGTATATCTCTTTTACCAGTTGTTTTTAAGGCGTCTTACCTTTTACGGCTGGAACCGCTGGTACCTGCTGGGGTACAGCGCACTGAGTTTTGTGATACCGCTGATCGACATCATGCCGGAGCTGCAACGGAAAGCGCTGGACCGGAATGCCCTGGTGCAGCTGATACCGGTATTTGGTTTTTCACCCGAGGCCTCCGAAACTTCCCTGCTGGAATCATTGTCGGCCTGGGATTGGGTAATGGTTGCGGGAGTGCTTGGTTCGCTGGTACTGCTGCTGCGTTTTATGATCATGTTCCTGTCCTTTCTCCGGATCCGGAAAAAAGCACAGCTGATCTCCGATGACAATACACGCATTTACCAGCTGGATGAAGAAGTGCGGCCTTTTTCTTTTGGGAATGCCATCTTTATCAATACGGAACTGCACAGCGGCGAGGAGCTGGAAGAGATCATCCGCCATGAATTTGTGCATGTGCGGCAGAAACACACCATCGATATTATCTGGAGCGAACTGCTATGCATCCTGCTTTGGTTCAATCCGTTTGTATGGCTGTTGCGTAAGAGCATTAAACAGAACCTGGAATTCCTGGCAGATAAGCAGGTGCTGCAAGGCGGCATGGATAAAAAAGAATACCAGTACCTGTTATTAAAAGTAATGGGTAATAAGCAGTTTGCTTTTGCCAATCATTTTAATTTTTCATCCCTGAAGAACAGGATCGCCATGATGAATACCATCCGGTCGGCAAAGATCCATCTCGCAAAATTTTTATTTTTGTTACCTGTGGTGGCGGTGTTGCTGCTGGCGTTCCGGAAAGAGATCAAAGAGGAAGCTCCTGCAATGATTGCCGGAAATACGGGAAATGAAATGCAGCCATCCGGCAATACCGGAAATACTGCCTCCCTGGTGCCGGATAACGCAGACGATAAAAACGCCTTCTCTTACCTGGAAAAAGTGGCGGCAGCGAATGCATTAAAAAAACCGGTATATATTCTGGATTTGCGGCCGGTGGCACACGGCACGCTGCAGCAACTGCCGGAGACCTCGATCGGATCGATTTCTATTTTAAAAGGAACCGCGGCGGTTGCGCAATATGGAAGCAAAGGCAAAAATGGTGTGATCGAGATCTTTTCAAAATCCTATGATAACGCCCATTCCAACCTGTATTATCACAGCGATGCGGGCCTGCGGATAAAGCCGGGCAGAAAGGATACCGTTCCGCCGCTGTTTGTGATCGACGGGGTTAAAAAAGCAGTCAGCAACCTGAGCGGATTAAACCCGGATGAGATCCAGTCCATTGATGTGCTTAAAAACAGTTCTGCAACTTCTTTGTACGGGGATGAAGGAAAAAATGGTGTGGTGCTGATAACCACAAAGAAGGGGTTTGCAGCTAAATCAGATTCTGCCGGAGGAAAAAAGGTCTTTGCCGGAACCGTTACGTATTCGTATCATACCGGTGAGGGAACTGCAGCATCCGGCGGCGCTCCCTTAAAAGGAAAGGTTTCAGGGGTGACCATTGTGCAGCATAAGGTAACCACCTCCGGAGATGCGGTGTCAAAAACCACACAGGGTGCGGATGGCAGCAACCGTACACAAAAAGCTGCTTCAGGTATTACATTCCGCAATACTACCGGCAACGAAAAAGCACCGCTGTATGTGATCAATGGTCGTCCTGCAACCCAGGAGGCACTGTCAATAATTAATGGCCATAACATCGAGTCGGTGTCCATTGTAAAAGATGCTTCGGCACAAGCTCTTTATGGCGAAGCCGGCAGGAACGGTGTGGTGCTTGTAACCACCAAAACCGGCAGCACTTCCAAAAAGGATCCGCTCGAAGAAGTGACCGTAACAGGCTACGGAATAAAAAAAGAGAAAAATGAAGCGGATAATAAAAAGGAGCAGCCGGAACTGAAGCCGGTTATTGTGGAAGGGTATAAAAAGGAAAACAAAAACGAATCAAAATCACTGCCGCCGACAACATACCGGCAGATGCCTTCCCGCTATAAGAACATTCCTGCAACCATCAGATACACCGATGCCGCGGCAACTGCTACGGCTCGAAGCAGGGCCGCCCGTAATACTGCTGCCGTTCAGCGGGCGGGCAGCCGGGCGGCTACTACTTTAATCCTCCGCCCTGTGCCCGCTGAAAAGGCTGTTGCTAAAAACGAACCCCGGGTTACTTATCGTATTCAGGTTGACTATAGCGGGTCTATAAAAGAAACCGGACAAAACTCCGTTACTGATACCATCCGGGTATACGATAAGGTGGATCACAGTATCTTTTTTGAACGGAACCGTCAGCGATTACAGTTATAA